TCTTAATTCGATGTCGACATGAAAACACCAGCCGTGTCTGCAAGTCATCATTTAAGTTTACTTGAATGTTGAATGTTTAGTGTTTAACTGAACCACAAATAGAACTTTGACTGTAAAAAGTTTTTGGAAACATACTTTCGACTGTATTGAGTTCAGTCGTGGCATAGTTTGGAAAGTTGGGAAATAGATAGCCAAGGAGATTAATTAATTTGGCTGGCAGGTATaggtgaggggttttttttaaaaaaaaattaatggagaTTCTTAAGTCATCTAGGTTATGGTTGTTCCCTTTGGCAACTGAACTGATACAGATATAGATTATCTATAGTTAAAAGGGACcttgtagtccaaccctcccCTGCCGCAAGCAGGAGAccgtataccagtgatggcgaacctttttcccctcgggtgctgaaaaagtatgcacgcatgctatcgcacatgcacgagtgcctacacacataattcaatgcctggagagggcgaaaccaGCTTCCCCTAcctcctggaggccttctggaggccagaaatggcctgtttcccaacttctggtgggtccagtagctcgtgtttcaccctccccagcccccaaaggcttccctggagccaggggagggtaataaCACCCTCTCTCATCAcccaagaggctctctggaagcccaaaatgccctcccggagcctctgtgcaagccaaaaatcagctggctggcacacacatgcaagttggagctgagctagggcaacggctcatgtgccagcagatatggctccgtgtgacacctgtgacacccatgccataggttcgccatcactaccttATACTGTTCGGTGCCAAACTGAGACTTGTAGAAATCTGATAATACCCATTGGCTTAGCAACCTAGAATGGGAGCTTTCTGTTCTTTCTGGGTTGTGGTTTTgggtctttttattgttgttgtttaagAAGcatcgcttctcatccaagaagcctccAGCTTTTGACAGgctggtggagaatggaagaatTTATGCTCttggcagacagctggtcatttgcagaTGGACTGCATTTAAAAGGCAAATTATATGCGGAAAAAAAGTCTACATTATATGCGGGGGgaaaagtccacattttggacaatAGATGACGTCTGGTTTGAAAGAgcggtcaaagaggccatctatgtcaaaactgAAATTGAAGGAACAGTAGTAGAAGGAAGGAGCGGAGCaagaaagtaggtagtagagGCAGAATACCaactgagatagaaagagagaagtggaaggaAGATGAAATAATATGATGCAAACCTGGAATGTGATTCTGTTTATTGCATTTGAATAAAGATATATGTACATTGagctgtattgaaggtatatgaagcTGTATGCTGATTGTGGAGGTAaaaaaaactttgcaaaaaaaaattgaacagccctctctcaacagaagaGGTGGGATAGGACAACATCTACCTCCAGTCTACAATACAGTCcttccaacagttccaagaagatgCCAAAAAACCCATTTGGCATCAAAACCCTGAGGACATAGATAAACCTTCAGGTGGCCTCAAAGAGAATGCAAATGACCTGCTGTCTGCAAGAGGTATAAGTCCTCcctttccccaccatccagtcagagctgaagaagcttcttggatgacaagcaaTACATCttcaatgaattttaaaaaacccacagaaaGTCTGTTTGcctcttgaattttttttaaaaaaagcacatttAGGGCTTTCATTGTAAAGCAGAAGTCttcgaacttggcaactttaagacttgtgaacttcaactccctgaaaTTCACCAGCCAGCGATGGTGTCCgcacgcgattttgctacctgcccaaaggcagtagcataattgcgccagactccgctagcactcagagccatgggggcgagcacacgtcaccgttcataataataataacttcaggAGGGTTGCTAaggcaaggactacctatattgaaTTGCTTTAAAACTAACAAAACTGAGTCTAGAAAAAGCTGCAGCATTTAATATGTGCAAAGGTACGATGACCAGGCACAAATGGTTATGCGATGTCTAGAATACACTGACTTCAATCTCAATTCTGAGCACAATTGTCCAAAATCCATTCTTGTAATATTAACTCTCcactgttattattttttccattgcCTCTGCTTTTAGTTGGCCACTAATAAAAGCATGGGTGAGATCACTGGTGGACATAAAccttgtctgtctctttctctaaaAGCCTTATCAGCAGTCGCTAAGATACCAGGGACACGTTTATCAGGTGATCTCAGTAAAAGGGCAACGGCTGGAGGTTCATTGTGCTGCGCAGTGTTTACTCAGTGTGGCTACAATTTGCTGAAGTGCTGCTGCATGTAGCATCCATTAAGCATGGTGGAAGTGAGGTTTTAAGAGAAATATTGCAAGGAATTCTTTTGGGGAATTCCCAAAATATTTTGCAGGACACTACAGAATAGGTCAATAAAAGATTCCATAAAGACCCTCTTcaggaattgtttgtttgtttgtttgttgatttatatgccgcccaatcccatgggactgggGGCAGCTCccaacatcattattattattattattattattattattattattattattattattattatttggatttgtatagaatagaatagaatttttattggccaagtgtgattggacacacaaggaatttgtcttgtataccacccctttccgtagactcggggcggctaacaacaatgataaaaacagcatgtaacaatccaataataaaacaactaaaaaaaccttattataaaatcaaacatacacgcaaacataccatgcataaattgtaaggcctagggggaaggaatatctcagttcccccatgcctgatggcagaggtgggttttaaggagcttatgaaaggcgaggagggtgggggcaattctaatctctggggggagctggttccagagggccagggtcaccacagagaaggctcttcccctgggtcctgccaaacagcattgtttagttgacgggactcggagaaggcccactctgtgggacctaactggtcgctgggattcgtgcggcagaaggcggtcccggagataatctggtccggtcaACATCGAAATAGCAAAAGTTGAATACAAATTAATAGCAGTAAAAATCCCTTAAAAATAATCAACCTTAATAAAAGTTATAAAACTCCCGAAGCTAATCAAAACAATCATACACTCACACATACCAAATTAAACATAATTCGGCGGGAACTGAGATGTTAACgttcatggcccccagggctgctggcagagccaggtcttcaaaccttttcggaaggccagtagggtggaagtGGTAGGGATCCTGggggtggggagttgattccaaagatctggggccaccacagagaaggccctcctccaggGGCCCACCAACCAGCACTGCTTAGTCAGCAAGAGCCGGAGAAAGCCAACAGAATGCATAATTGTAATGAAGAATGCAGCTTCTTCACTAGAATTATGCATTGCTCtaaatcaagggtgtcaaactcaattcccCAGGGCCAAATCCGGCCcttggggtacttagatctggcctgcgggcccCTGGGAACAGTGAAGGATTGGACTGTGGGGCCTGGCAGAGGACctcaggaggctgtcacagccgaAAACCAagcttgggagcccgttttcactggcagagcgttTGGGCCACCACAGCccccccccaacatgagtgacattgagctggccacgcccctgCCACCCCACCCTGAGTCAAACACAACCTgatgcaaccctcaatgaaatcgagtttgacacccttgctctaaATCAAGCAGTCTGCAGGCGTCCATATTTATATTATATGAAGCATATTAAATGCAATACAACATAACGTTATTTAATTgatttgatatacagtgttccctcgcttttcgcgggggatgcattccgagaccacccgcgaaagtcgaatttccgcgaagtagagatgcggaagtaaatacactatttttggctatgaacagtatcacaagccttctcttaacactttaaacccctaaattgcaattttccattcccttagcaaccattcaaccatgtttatttattaaagtttatttaaaaaaatatttattaaaggcagacgaaagtttggcgatgacatatgacatcatcgggtgggaaaaaccgtggtatagggaaaaaaacgtgcgaagtattttttaattaatatttttgaaaaaccgtggtatagacttttcgcgaagttcgaacccacaaaaatcgagggaacactgtacaggcaGTCCAAAACatatgagcccaaaatttacattctaagtgagaaatttgttaagtgagctttgccccattttacgacttgtcgcatttgttaagtgaatcactgcagttgttaagttagtaacacggttgctaagtgaatctggctttgtcattgactgcttgtcagaagttcgcaaATGATCCTTGGCTGTTGCAATTATCATAAATACGAAGTAGtaaatcacatggccatgggagATGCTgctgtggtcataagtgtgaaaagtggccttaggtcacttttttcagtgccattgtaactttgaacggtcactaaatgaattgctgtaagtcgagggctatctGTAATTGAATATAATTTTGTATCCAATGATTTTGCTAGGTGGGTAGAATGAATCGATGCCAGCTGCAAAGGCCAAGATGGGGATAaaacttaagcataaaacttatcaggaaagacttaatgagctcaatttgtatggtctggaggacagaaggaaaaggggggacatgatcgaaacatttaaatatgttaaagggttaaataaggtccaggagggaagtgtttttaataggaaagtgaacacaagaacaaggggtcacaatctgaggttagttgggggaaagatcagaagcaacgtgagaaaatattattttactgaaagagtagtagatccttggaacaaacttccagcaaacgtggttggtaaatacacaataactgaatttaaacaagcctgggataaacatatatccatcctaagataaaatacaggaaatagtataagggcagactagatggaccatgagggctttttctgccgtcaatcttctatgtttctatcaaaaatCTTTTCAGCTGGAGATTCTCAGCTCTGGAATCCTCAGGGAAGAAAGTCACATAATTGTTGTGTTGGATCCAGACTGAAGAATTCTCCCTTCCATCCTATTTTCTTTGCTTCGCATTAGCATTCATCGAAAAGTTTCCAAAACAGTTGCACAATTGTCCTTCCAACTGGCCAGTACATGGAAACCAGTAAGAGCTGTTGGCCTGTTCCTATTAGTCACCATCTGCTCCTCCCAATATCCACAGAAGTTTAAAGGACAGGGATTAATGATGCAACAGTCTTTAACCATTAACTAAGAAAGAAGCTGCTTATTAAAGATTTGGTTTCTGCCTtttatataaatgtgtgtgtCTTCTAGTTAACCATTTCTCTGGGAGGAGTACTCTGTTTTTAATAAAAGCTTTATTTAACATCCAAGTCCATTGCAGCCAACTTCCAACTATCAGTGTAATTATCATAGTCATCATAGTTATGAATCATGGGTTTCTGTTCATTTAACATGGCCATAAAGGTTATCTATGTTGGTAGAATTGAGCAATGAAAATGATTAGTcgggttttttttcctgctgcatggcaactttaatttaatttaatttttaatattttgacaGCTAGGCCAGAGTCAGGAAGGATGGGATCTCATCATTCTTCCACTCTGATACCAAGCACAGGAGACACCCAGGGTTGTGTTGCTAAGCCCTTTCCTTTATTCTTTGTATACACACGACACGACTGCACCCCGTTGTATAACTCCAATGcaattattaaatttgcagatgatacgacAGTGGTGGGGTTCATTAAGAAGAACAACGAGTCTGCTTATAGAAAGGAAGTACAAGGGCTGACATTGTGGTCACAGAATTGGATGTGATTCTCTTAACAGCTACTATGCTTAGCAGCCGAAATTCTGGTTGCAATTGTGGTAGCAAGTCGAAACCTGTATCGAACGACATATTTGGCATCGAATTAGTGGCAGTGTTTATATATCATGAAGAGACCTCTAACAAAGCGGGGTAGCACACTTTAAAATGCTTCCAATAAAGGATTGCAAATTATGGGATGGCTTTAGCACTAACACAAACCACGTTGGATATATTGTTCTTCCCCAAAACAGAAACTGTTTTTTTCTGCttataataaatattatgtaTAACGCAAATGGACAACTAAGTGAAACAGGACATGCGTTCCCCCTAAATAGGAATCGAACAGTTTGCATCATGTCAGCAAAGGAATAACTACTTTAATGTGCTGAAATTCACCACAACCTGCATTTAGCTTGAACAAGAGTTGGAGGCAACAACATCAGGCCAAGATGTCTATTGCATGAAAGCATGTGCAACATGTGTGTGTTCAGCACTGTGTGTGGGGCCAATGCAGAATAGCTTTGCCCCAACTTGTGTCTTCTCTGTGTGTTGGACTACACTTCCCATCCTCTTCCCAAGCCAGTCACAGAACATTGGAGTGCTCTATATTTCTCTAAGTAGCTGTTCAAGTAGCaaatgaagatttttttaaaaaaaaaaccctcttgatGTGATGCTCTACATCAGAGTGCTTAGCAGTAGTGATTTCTAAAGCTCTTTGCTATCGGTTCATGTTGCGCACATGggtgacacttctgtgcatgtgcagaagcatccctgccaggtgggtggagcctcccatcaCCGGGGCTACCGGTTCTTTGAACCGGGCTGAATCAGGAGCAGCCCACCGCTGGTAGATCTGGCCTGTCGGGcttccctggaaacagtgaaggaccagcccacagtgcatctgccagtgaaaacggacctCTGGAGGGCCCTGTGCAGCCTTCCCAGGCTACATTTTTGACCACGATGGCCTTCTGCAACACTCTGCAAGCCAAAAcagaacttggggggggggaggagctgCTGGAAGCCGTCCCAGCCAAAAAATGGGACCTGGATGGCCGTGTGCtctctcccaagctccatttttgctggcagagggctgcaggaggccatcccagaCTAAATTGGGGCTCAGGCAAGCTGCACGTGGTCcccgagcttcattttcgctggcagagggctacgcccagccacgcccactctgaggtcaaacacaaccctgatgcggccctcaatgaagtttgacatccctgctctagtgTCATCTGAAAATAACTTCTTCATAGACGTGCTTAGAGATAAGTTTATCTAGATATTTGTTGTCCATTTTCTCCTAGGCAGGAAAAGCTCAACGACTGAGCGGTGAAGAAAGAGAACAGCTCCTGCTAAATCTCAGAGCAGTAGGATGGAATGAGGTGGAAGGCAGAGATGCTATCTACAAGGAGTTCCATTTCAAGGATTTTAATCGGGTACAAATTTTGAGAAATTCAGGCTTATGCACGATTTGGGAACAGGGACAAAACATGCAGCTCTACACTGATTTAACAGTAGGCTCAGCTAGGATGCAACTCTGGGGACAAAAGCTGCAAAGACGTCCAGTTATTAACCCTGACATGTGTAAATGGGTCTGTGCATTAATACTTGCCAGTACTTTCTATTTATGTAGTCCCAAaggtgtttgttttttttcaaaaggcaactagacttcctTGGGTTTTTGGTTTGAAAAgggtttgcttctcatctaaggaACATCTTCAGAACCTTTTTGAGAATCTGTATACGAACAAGTAGCTTATATGTCTTATTAGTGGAGCCTGGGTGGATATTCCTTTTCTTTGCTTGTCTTTTTCTAAAATCCTCTTTTCATCTCTTGAACAGGCCTTTGGGTTTATGACCAGAGTAGCTCTACAAGCAGAAAAACTGGATCATCATCCTGAATGGTTTAATGTTTACAATAAAGTAAGTGATAAGAGTTGTTCAAGTCCCCCTccacacctttttttttttttggcctttgAGTGATTTTTGCTGTTTTCTTGGTAATATTGTTTGGAAGCAGTGTAGTGTGATAGCcaagaggtggagctctcacctcacaatcaagaggctatgagttcgatcctaggtagaggccgatatttctctctctggtcaCACACAGAATGTatatgctgaacaaaactccatatTGACATCAGAAAGGGTATCCGGCTATGAAAACACTCTGCTTGCTCCATTCATTTGGCCAGATTCCACCCCACAAggaattatggggtcattaaatgaAAATGGTGAGATGATTGTTTGGAAGTGTTCCGTTGCTTTCTTCCTAGATCTGAAAGAGAATGACTAGCTCCAAGTCAGTCACCTGGTTCTGGTCTTCCTAACTTCTAGTCTGATATTTTATCCCAACCCCACCATGGCTCCCTTTTCAAGCTTAGACAACTACAGTATATGTTAACTATATAAGACAATTGTAGCATAAGTCCATTAAACCCACAGCGTTTGTGCCTTTCTAGGTGTCCAAACCTATAGCAGAGGTTACATTTGCGCAAACAGGTGGTAGTGGTGCTGGTGTGTGTGGCTATTTAAGCCTTATCTGAAGTGCTTGATACAATGATAAATACAATTAAGCAACTACCAGTCTCATAAtggagcaagaggagaggggtgtGGATTATAGCAACTGGGTATATCAACTACACCCAGTTAATGTGGAAGGAGTTCGCAGTAGTGGCTCACTCCTTGCAATTTCAATATaactctttctttaaaaaaaaattctacaccAAAGTAACCGACTTCCCTAATCCTGATGGGACAGAGCGTTTTGAAATTTCATCGGTAAGCACTGAGGCCAGCAGTGAATGGCGTTACTAAAAACATTTATAATTCTGTATCATTTAAAAAATGATCTTTTAGTTCTTTCAagtactgcagaaaaagcaattgctgccaacctgccttccattgaggacctgtaaactgcacgagtcaaaaagagggcggggaaaatattgactgacccctcacatcctggacacaaactgtttcaactcctaccctcaaaacgtcactacagagcactgcacaccaagacaactagacacaagaacagtttttttccgaacgccatcactctactaaacaaataaatcgctcaacactatcagactttctactaaatctgcatttctattctactagtttttctcatcattcctatcacccattcctcccatgttgactgtatgactgtaacttgttgcttatatcctaagatttttattaatattgcttcttcattgcttatttgacccctatgacaatcattaagtgccgtaccatatgattcttgacaaatgtatattttcttttatgtaccctgagagcatatgcaccaagacaaattccttgtgtgttcaatcacacttggccaataaaattctattctattctattctatttgcagCTAGGCATTCTCCTAATTACTGTATTAATTGAGCCTATTTTTTTGTTTTAGGTTCATATAACCTTAAGCACACACGAGTGTGCTGGCTTATCTGAACGGGACATCAACTTGGCCAGTTTTATAGAGCAAGTTGCAAACACACTAGCTTGAAGAGTTCATCCCATCTTTGTCTGTAAAAGGTAGCTCCTGCATCTTAACCTGTCAGAAAATATCATGACAAATATAACCTGCCCTCTGTACCCAGTTAATATGGAAGAAGCTTCGTATTTGCTTACTGTAGGGTCACACTCTCAATTGGCACCAGTGCTGTGGATTCATTTGTTATCCATTATAAATCTGTCTTGTGTCACTATCTGTCTCTAGGGTTCTTTAGTCTGTAACCCTGTTTAGCAGTATTAAGTAGGTGCAGGAGAAATCACATGTGGTTGTCAGTTTTAATAAAACCTGCTCTTACACAGTGTATTAGAAATTTGTTTCCTTGTGCGTTTCTCTTCAGCATTGTTTCTTGTATTGCCTGACTTCATGGAAGGAGTAGACAGGGAAATGCTAAAATTGCTTAATCTTGCTTAATCTTGAAATAATCTTAATTGCCTAATCTTAAACCAAGGTGGGCAGAACATTGGATTGGCAATGTAGAAGTGGCGTTGggttacctgaacggtcttctttgCGCACTGcagggagagtccaagcatgtgTTAACTTAATTGGTTGTCATGGGGACTGAATTACTTAATTTAAACACGCCCTTGTAGGCCCAGGCAATGCATGCCTTCAGCCAATGACTGACAGTCTGGAGTGTGACCTCACGACACATGGAGCGCTGCCAACTCCGAAACCCTCCTGGCCGAGGTGATAGCGACCAAAAAGGCAGTCTTGAACATCAGGAACTGGAGAGAAACTATCCTCAACGACTCAAATGGAGAGGACGCAAGAGTTTGCAGGACCAAGAGGAGTATCCATGGACAATCTAGGGTCTCAAATTAGCAGCTCTTCTCAAAATATCCTGCGCTGCAGGATAGTAATACAAAGAACAGAGATTGTCTAGGTGAAGAACAGTTGACAAATTTGCCACTTGCTAAGTGGAGCACGTTGGGAGCCAACCCTTTCTTAAGCCTGCCTGCAATAAGTACAAAATCTGTGGAAACGAGGTGGCCAGCAGTTCCCAATTGgaatggggtctggatgggtgtcaacagactcaaactcaacacggataagacagagtggctgtgagttctgcctcccaaggacaattccatctgtcagtccataaccctggagggggggattattgaccccctcagagagggtccgcaacttgggcgttctcctcgatccacagctcacattagagaaacatctttcagctgtggcgaggggggcgtttgtccaggttcgcctggtgcacca
This genomic stretch from Erythrolamprus reginae isolate rEryReg1 chromosome 5, rEryReg1.hap1, whole genome shotgun sequence harbors:
- the PCBD1 gene encoding pterin-4-alpha-carbinolamine dehydratase, with amino-acid sequence MAGKAQRLSGEEREQLLLNLRAVGWNEVEGRDAIYKEFHFKDFNRAFGFMTRVALQAEKLDHHPEWFNVYNKVHITLSTHECAGLSERDINLASFIEQVANTLA